Proteins encoded within one genomic window of Hermetia illucens chromosome 2, iHerIll2.2.curated.20191125, whole genome shotgun sequence:
- the LOC119649417 gene encoding uncharacterized protein LOC119649417 isoform X2 — translation MKNILFVIGFIGAAASAYVTPEGFSGPALGGYSAPIVKGFKPKTIGGHLPIGAPVAPIVKPFQPKIIGGYQPHADVGYGGPFARGPIVKTFQPKLIGDYPSQAVPLSVKAPVVVAPFAKVVKVKKFPTKILSGYGGYEGPSVDKFQPKLVGGYQDPLSLGAPIDYSGKSFGGGAGFGYKELQGGFSGEGSGYDSWKKKKIFAY, via the exons atgaaaaacattttatttgtgATTGGATTTATTGGTGCTGCTGCATCAGCTTACGTTACACCAGAAGGTTTTAGTGGTCCAGCCCTTGGAGGGTACAGTGCACCCATCGTTAAGGGTTTCAAACCCAAGACTATTGGTGGCCATCTTCCTATCGGTGCTCCAGTTGCACCCATTGTAAAACCATTCCAACCTAAAATTATCGGAGGATATCAACCCCATGCTGACGTTGGTTATGGCGGTCCATTCGCGAGAGGACCCATTGTTAAGACTTTCCAACCAAAATTAATTGGCGATTATCCATCCCAGGCTGTACCTTTGTCTGTCAAAGCTCCAGTTGTAGTCGCTCCCTTCGCCAAGGTCGTAAAGGTTAAGAAATTCCCCACAAAGATTCTCAGTG GTTATGGTGGTTATGAAGGTCCTTCTGTggataaatttcaaccaaaattaGTTGGAGGTTACCAAGACCCATTGTCCTTGGGGGCTCCAATTGACTACTCTGGTAAAAGCTTTGGAGGTGGCGCAGGTTTTGGATACAAGGAACTTCAAGGCGGATTTTCTGGAGAAGGCTCCGGTTATGACtcgtggaagaagaagaaaatatttgcCTATTAA
- the LOC119649417 gene encoding uncharacterized protein LOC119649417 isoform X1, with protein MKNILFVIGFIGAAASAYVTPEGFSGPALGGYSAPIVKGFKPKTIGGHLPIGAPVAPIVKPFQPKIIGGYQPHADVGYGGPFARGPIVKTFQPKLIGDYPSQAVPLSVKAPVVVAPFAKVVKVKKFPTKILSGYGGYEGPSVDKFQPKLVGGYQDPLSLGAPIDYSGKSFGGGAGFGYKELQGGFSGEGSGYDSWKKKKIFAY; from the exons atgaaaaacattttatttgtgATTGGATTTATTGGTGCTGCTGCATCAGCTTACGTTACACCAGAAGGTTTTAGTGGTCCAGCCCTTGGAGGGTACAGTGCACCCATCGTTAAGGGTTTCAAACCCAAGACTATTGGTGGCCATCTTCCTATCGGTGCTCCAGTTGCACCCATTGTAAAACCATTCCAACCTAAAATTATCGGAGGATATCAACCCCATGCTGACGTTGGTTATGGCGGTCCATTCGCGAGAGGACCCATTGTTAAGACTTTCCAACCAAAATTAATTGGCGATTATCCATCCCAGGCTGTACCTTTGTCTGTCAAAGCTCCAGTTGTAGTCGCTCCCTTCGCCAAGGTCGTAAAGGTTAAGAAATTCCCCACAAAGATTCTCAGTGGTTATGGTGGTTATGAAGGTCCTTCTGTggataaatttcaaccaaaattaGTTGGAGGTTACCAAGACCCATTGTCCTTGGGGGCTCCAATTGACTACTCTGGTAAAAGCTTTGGAG GTGGCGCAGGTTTTGGATACAAGGAACTTCAAGGCGGATTTTCTGGAGAAGGCTCCGGTTATGACtcgtggaagaagaagaaaatatttgcCTATTAA